Part of the bacterium genome is shown below.
CCTCCTCTAAAAATGTTTCCAACCCCTTAGCTTCAAGAGAAATTTTTATTTCAGGAGAAAGACCTAAAAATATTTTAAATTCGTCTAATAACTTCTGATAATTATTATTAGCAGAAAGCCAACTTTGATATGCCCTATATTCATCCTGCCTTGTCTGATCCACCTCAATAGGAGTAGCTCTACCAGCTTCAGAAAGCATCTCTATTCTCCCTCTCGTCTGTTTTAAATAAATATAATTCTTAGAATAGTTTTCAAGATTATTCTCTACTTCCAGTAGAGTGAAATATTTATCTGCAACAGTTACAGAAAAACCTCGCTGATATCTTAAAAAAGACCTTATTTGATATATTACGTCTCTTTCTGCCTGAATTAAACCTGCTTGAGCAACACTCCTGCCGGCACCTCTAAATAATGGTTGTAGAATATCCAAACCGACAACTGTCTGAAAAATTCCGTCAGTATCCCCGATTAGATACTTGAGATACTCCTGGGCAATGTTAAATGTTATTTGAGCCCCTTGAGCCAACCATTTAACAAGATTCAAATTTAAATCTGCATTTACATTTTCTGTCCCTAAACTATCTTTTTCCCATGTTACTGTTCCGCCTACTCCATACCGCAGGCTATAATTATATCTTTGGGAAATTAAAGCTAATGTTTGCAGGTAAACGTCTTCTTTTGCCGATTGATAATCTCGGTTATTTTTTGTAGCTATAATCAAAACCTCTTTAAGCGTTAAAGGAGTCTCTTCGGAAGGCGTTTCTTGTATTGATTGGAACCGGATATCCCACGAGATTTTTTCGGGAGTAACTTTTTGGGTCTTCTTTTCTAATATTTTATAAACTTCACAGTCAGCGGAAGTTCTTATGCGCGCGGCGCCGCATCCTGCAAGAAGAAAAATTGCTAAAAATATTCCTAAACTATTAACCCACTTCAGCTGTTTCATGGCTTAGTTTCAACTAAAAGAAATGTTGTTTATTTTAAGATAAGAATTATCTTTTAACAGATAATTCTTAACATAATCATAGACTGCTTCTTTAAGTGTATGAGTTTTCTTTATATATCCTGCATCCTTTAATTTCCCCATATCGGCTTGGGTAAAATATTGATATTTATCTTTTATTGACTCCGGCATGTCTATGTATGCTATGTTGCTGTCTTTTCCCATGGCTCCAAAGACTGAATTCACAAGTTCGTTGAAGCTTTGCGCTTTTCCCGTGCCGATATTAAAAATACCATTTACTTTTTTATTTTCAAATATAAATAACGTCATATCCACCGCATCCTTAACATATATAAAATCGCGCAATTGTTCTCCGTCTTTGTATTGTGTATTAAACGATTTAAAAAGTTTAACTTTTCCGTTTTTTTTAATC
Proteins encoded:
- a CDS encoding TolC family protein, which produces MKQLKWVNSLGIFLAIFLLAGCGAARIRTSADCEVYKILEKKTQKVTPEKISWDIRFQSIQETPSEETPLTLKEVLIIATKNNRDYQSAKEDVYLQTLALISQRYNYSLRYGVGGTVTWEKDSLGTENVNADLNLNLVKWLAQGAQITFNIAQEYLKYLIGDTDGIFQTVVGLDILQPLFRGAGRSVAQAGLIQAERDVIYQIRSFLRYQRGFSVTVADKYFTLLEVENNLENYSKNYIYLKQTRGRIEMLSEAGRATPIEVDQTRQDEYRAYQSWLSANNNYQKLLDEFKIFLGLSPEIKISLEAKGLETFLEEGISEIKVDSQESVKLALEKRLDLMTAYDQLEDSKRDVHVALNALRTKLDLNLGIDSRTPAGDKPSWEFEEPTYTAGFNLELPLNKVPERNAYMQALISFEREKRSVTQTRDELKLDILNLCRDLEELYQTYIIQDKSLKLASKRVEGTDLLLQAGRATTRDLLEAQESYLNAKNSLSTAIVSYLISYLQFLRDTETLEIDEGGVWKGDLYEKISGEGN